A DNA window from bacterium contains the following coding sequences:
- a CDS encoding amidohydrolase family protein yields MRCVLALMMVFAAASLAGDEPPEETDTAVRIFTGPVFWTGDPTAPEAAAIAVDRDGRILEIYGETPRDTPWEIVRLPGALALPGLHDAHMHVSGLGKLREQVMLMDARSAAEAAALTAKWAAEHPEAQVIRGRGWDQSRWPGGAFPTWGDLEGVSDRPVCLRRVDGHAAWLNRAMLDLAGIARGAVDPDGGRILRDAAG; encoded by the coding sequence CGCCGCCGCGTCGCTCGCCGGCGACGAACCGCCCGAGGAGACCGACACCGCCGTGCGCATCTTCACCGGTCCGGTGTTCTGGACCGGCGACCCGACGGCGCCCGAGGCCGCGGCGATCGCCGTCGACCGCGACGGCCGCATCCTCGAAATCTACGGCGAGACGCCCCGCGACACGCCGTGGGAGATCGTGCGCCTGCCCGGCGCGCTGGCGCTGCCCGGCCTGCACGACGCCCACATGCACGTCTCGGGCCTCGGCAAGCTGCGCGAGCAGGTGATGCTGATGGACGCGCGCTCGGCGGCCGAGGCGGCGGCGCTCACGGCGAAGTGGGCGGCCGAACATCCCGAGGCGCAGGTCATCCGCGGCCGCGGCTGGGACCAGAGCCGCTGGCCGGGCGGGGCGTTCCCCACCTGGGGCGACCTCGAGGGCGTCTCGGACCGGCCGGTCTGCCTGCGCCGCGTGGACGGTCACGCCGCCTGGCTCAACCGCGCCATGCTCGACCTGGCCGGCATCGCGCGCGGCGCCGTCGATCCCGACGGCGGCCGCATCCTGCGCGACGCCGCCGGCG